The following nucleotide sequence is from Terriglobales bacterium.
GGAAATGGTGCGCCGCGGTTACCGCGTGCAGCAGGGCGCGTTCTGAGCAGGGTGAGAAATCGGTTGCGACCAGGACATTGCGGATCGCAAGCGCGACTCGCGGAGCTGTGGCAGCCATGGCCCGCCTCCTCAAGCGTCGGGTCAGCTTCCGGCTCGGCGCGGGCAGTTGTTCGACTTCATCCTACGCCCCGGCCATGATCCCTGCTGTGACGCATCGCACACCATTTCGCCCGTTCCCGATTGACTCCCGCAGCCCGCGCGGCTACCATCACGCCGCTGTGGGGGGCGAGATGGAAGCCAGCAGTACTAGCGGCGCACAACTTCAGTCCAGCTCTCAGAAGGTGGAAGCGCCCCGGGTGGGTGCCGTCGTCTTGCGTGTCGCCTGGCTGGCTGTTCTGCTTGGGCTTGCCATGCAAGTATTGCTCATTGTTGTCGGCGTTGCCTTTGGCAAATCCGGCAATGTGACCCGTATCTTCGCCACCACGCTTTCGACCATCTCTTGGTCCACGGTAGTTTGCGTCGGCGTCGCAATCGGAGCTGTCATTTCAAAATTGGATGTGGGCGCCACCTCGCTTGCCGGGCTTCTCTCCGCGCCCATCGCCTTCAATGTAGCGCGCACCGTGCATCGCGGCGTCTCGACCGCCCTTCATCTGTCAATCGCCGGCGCCCCCGGTCCCTCGCCGCTGCTGCTGGGCATCATCAAGTCGCTGGAGTACGCTGCTCTCGGAGGTGTTGTCAGCTGGCTTGCGAAGCGCGGCAAGCCAGGTGGCGGGGCCTACGCGTTGGTGGGTTTGTCTGTCGGGGCGATATTCGGCGGAATTGCACTCGGCTGCACCTACAGGAGCGGTGTCGTCACCGTCGCCGACCTGGTGCCGCGCGCTGTCAACGAGCTGCTGTTTCCCGTCGGCTGCTCTATGGTTTTGTTTGTATCTCAGGCGGTCGGAGCACACCTGGCATCGAAGCAGAGCACCCGTTGACGTGGCGCCTAAACCTGCCGGATGCCGAGCGATGAAAAACCCGAAAGGAACTCCCGCTTCTTCTCTTCCGGCAAGAACGAGGCCTCGAACGAATTCCTCGCCATTTCCCGCAATTGCTCATCGCTGAAACCGAACGTCTCCTGCGCAACCTGGTATTCGCGGCACAACGTCGTCTCAAACATCGCCGGATCATCGGTGTTCAACGTCACCATGATTCCCTGGTCGTAATAAGTCTTCAGCGGATGCTCCTGCGCCGCGGCGCAACACCCGGTGCGCAGGTTGCTGGTGAGACAAATCTCGACCGGCACGCGCGCCTGTGCCAGTTGCGACATCAGCTCGCGGTCTTTCCACAACGCCAGGCCATGTCCGATGCGTTCAGCCTGCAGCACGTCCAGGGCGGCACGGATGGATTCCGGGCCCACCGATTCGCCCGCATGCGCGGTCAAGCGCAGGCCGTGGTCGCGGGCGCGCGCGTAGAGATCGCGAAACCACTGCGCCGGTCCCTGTGCCTCGTCCCCGCCAATTCCAATTCCGATCACGCCGCGCTCGCGCAGCTGGAGCGCCCGGTCGAACACTTTTTGCGCGGCTTCCACGCCGAATTGACGCGTCGCGTCGAAGATCCAATACAGCGACACGCCGAAATCCCGCGCGCCACGCTCCCGCCCTCGCTCCAGGCCCTCGAAGATAGCGTCGAAGTCGCGCTCGCGAAACATGATCACGCCCACCGATACGTACACCTCGGCGTGCAGTGCGTTTTCCGCCTTCAGCTTCTGCATCAGGCGATAGCTGATGAGCTCGTAATCTTCCGGCGTGCGCAGCCAGTGCGTGACCCGCTTGAACGCGTCCAGGAAGGCGGTGAAGTTCTCGTGCTTGTAGAGACGCGCCAGGCGCTCGCGATCGACGGGGCCCCCGCCGTGCAACACGATCAGCTCTGCCAACTCATCCGGGCCGATCGAACCCTCCAGGTGAAGATGGAGCTCGGCCTTGGGAAGAGAGCGAATAAACGCCGATGGCTCGCTGGCCTGCATCAGCGCGCGAATTCCGAGTGGCGGCGACTGTACAGGAAGTAGATGAACAGGCCGATTGCCAGCCACACGAAGAAGCGGATCCAAGTGATGACCGTCAGGCCCGTCATCAGCCCGCCGCAGAGAATGACCGAAATCAGCGGGAACAGCGGCACCAGCGGCACACGGAAGCCGCGCGGCCGATCCGGCTGCGTCCTGCGCAGAAAGATCACTCCCAGCGAGACGAGCACGAAGGCGAACAGCGTCCCGATATTGGAGAGGTCCGCGGCATCGCCGATGTCCACCAGTCCTGCCGGGATTCCCACCGCGAATCCCGCGATCCACGTGGACCAGTGCGGCGTCTTAAATCTCTTGTGTACGGCGGAGAAGATTTTCGGCAGCAGGCCGTCGCGCGACATGGCGAACCAGATACGCGTCTGCCCATATTGAAAGACGAGCAGCGACGAGAGCATTCCGGTGAGCGCGCCGATGATGATCACCGACTGCCAGATGCGGTTCGCGCCCAGCTGCTTCAAGGCGTAAGCCACTGGCGCTTCGGCCGCGGCGCCGGAAGTGAAGGTCGAATACTTCATCATGCCGAGCAGCACCAGCGCCACGCCGACATAGAGAATGGTGCAAACGATCAGCGAGGCGATGATGCCGAAGGGGATGTCTTTTTGCGGCTCCTTGGATTCCTCCGCAGCGGTGGAGACCGAATCGAAGCCGATGTAGGTGAAGAAGATGATGGCGCCGCCGGTGACCACGCCCGCGAATCCTGACGGCATGAAGGGATGCCAGTTCGCCGGACGCGCCAGCATTCCGCCCACGACCAGGAAGGTGACGATCGCACCAAGCTTCACCATCACCATGACGTTGTTGGTCTCCGCCGATTCGCGCACTCCGCGCACGAGTAAAACCGTCAGGATGAAGACGACGAGAAATGCAGGCACATTGAAATATGCACCTGTCAATTTCCCCGAGGCGTACACCGCGCTCGACCACGCGTCGGGCAAGACGATGCCGAAGGCGGCAAGCTGCGCCTTCAGGTATCCGCTGAATCCGACCGCCACCGCGACATTGCTGACCGCATACTCCAGAATCAGGTCCCAGCCGATGATCCAGGCGAAGATCTCGCCCAGCGTCGCGTACGAGTAAGTGTAGGCGCTGCCCGCGATCGGAATCATCGAGGCCAGTTCTGCATAGCACAGTCCCGCGAAGGAGCACGCCACGGCAACCAGGATGAACGAGATCGCGATTGCCGGACCCGCAGGCGGACGTCCATGCATGAGCGCGCCCGCGCTCGACCCGTGGCGCAGGAAGTTGGCGATCAGGTCGAGCACCTGGGCGTGCAGGATGGAGGGAACCTCGAAGTGCTCGCCCGCCGCTGCCGTGCCCGTCAACACGAAGATCCCGCTGCCGATGATGGCCCCGATGCCGAGCGCGGTGAGGCTCCATGGTCCCAGCGTCTTCTTCAGCCGGTGCTCGGGCTCCTCCGAGTCCGCGATCAGCTTGTCGATGGACTTGCGTGCGAGCAGTTGCGAGCCCGTGACTTGAGCCGCTGGTTTGTCGGTTGTCGTCAATTACCGTTTCGCCTGGCCGCGGGCCATTTTCTTCACCTTGGGCTTCTTCGAGCCGCGGGCGTAGTCGCGCTTCTTCTTCGGCTTCTCAATCGTCGCCTTCTTGCGCGACGCGCGCTTGCTCTTCTTGCGTTCTTCTCTGGATAAAGCTGAGGTATTTGCCATGAGTTCTCTTTCCGATGGAATCAATTCGTGCCTGTGCCAGCTAAGAGCTAATGGCTAACCGCCTCTTTCACACCCGCTCCAGCTGCGCGTACTTCTCGACCAGCTTCTTCAGCCCGAATCTTGGGAATTGTACCGTAATCTTCGCATCCTCCCCGTCGCCCTCGCGCTTGTACACCGTTCCTTCGCCGTATTTCGGGTGCTTCACGCGCTGCCCGGGACGAAATCCGGTGCGCCCGCTCGGAGCAGGCACGTCAACTTTCGGACGCGTGAACTTCTTGCCGCGGGAAGCGAAGAATTCCGCGATATTGTCGATCGAGTTGTAGGTATGGTGCGAACCGGCATACGAGGGCCGCTGCTTCTGACGGCCAGTGGACCCGCGCTGGTCCTCGTTTTCGTAGTCGTAGTGCCGGTCGTGCTCGTAGTGCGAGGAAGCGTAGTCGTCCTTGTACTCGCGGATCTTTTCCTCCGTGCTCCAACTCGAGCGCCGGGGAGAGCCAAGCTCCTGCAGCAACTGGGGCGGGATCTCCTCCAGGAAGCGCGACGGGATGGATGCTTCCGGCATGTCCGTGCCGTAACGCCGGCGGTAACGGGCCCGGCTCACGATCAGCTGGTCCATCGCTCGCGTCATGCCGACGTAGCACAGCCGGCGCTCTTCCTCGATGTCGTCAGGATTGAGGAACGTCCGCGAATGCGGGAACAGTCCCTCTTCCATCCCGGCCAGGAACACCACCGGAAATTCCAGGCCCTTGGCGGCATGCAGCGACATGAGCGTGATCTTGGCGGCGGAATCGTACTGGTCCGCGTCGCTGACCAGCGCGGCGTGATCGAGAAATTCCTGCAGCGACTCGCCGCGGTCTCGGGAATCCATGGCGGCATTAACCAGTTCGCGAAGGTTCTCGATGCGCGCCAGCGACTCGGGCGTGTCTTCTTCCTCCAGCGACTTGATGTAGCGGGTGCGGTCAAGCAGGTACTTCAGCAGCTCAGCGGTGGCGGCGGGGGGTTGTTCGCCGGCGGCGGGGGCGCTGGCGGCATCGGAGCTGTCGGTTTCGTCAGACCCGGCGGTGGCGCCGTGGCCTCCATCGTCGGACGAGGATTCCAGGTTCGCGCCAAAGTCGAACGACAGATCCTCGCCGTCTTCTCCCGGCGGTGCGGCTTCCGGCGTGGTTCGGTCCTCCGGTTCGCTGTCGCTGCCGTCGATGGAGTCCCCCAGCCACTTCGCATAGGTCCCGGAGAGCATGGCCCGCCCGCCCTCGATGATGTCGTGGAAGTTCTTCAACGATGCGGCGGCGCGCTGCGGTACCAGCAAGGCATCGACCGCATTGCCGATCGCACCCCATAGCGACTTGCCCGTTTCCAGCGCGATGCGTTCCAGCGTGTCCAGGGTGCTGCGGCCGATGCCGCGCGCGGGCGTGTTGATGACCCGCATCAGCGCGATGGTGTCGTCGGGATTCTGTACTACCTTGAGATACGAGATCATGTCCTTGATCTCGGCGCGCTCGTAGAACGAGAAGCCGCCCACCACGTGGTACGGCAGCTGGTAGCGGCGCATCGCTTCTTCAAACAGCCGCGACTGCGCGTTGGTGCGATAGAGCACGGCCGCCCGGGCGCGGTCGTCGCCTTCTTTGGCTGACTCCTGCAGGTACTTGGAGAACAAATCGGCGGCGAACAGTGCTTCGTTCTCGCCGTCGGGAGCTTCGTAGTAGCCGATCTTGTCCCCGCCCTGCCGCGAGGTCCAAAGGTTCTTGCCTTTGCGCTTCACGTTGTTGGCGACCACGGCGGAGGCGGCGCTCAGGATGTTCTGCGTCGAACGGTAGTTCTGCTCCAGGCGAATGATCTTGGCATCGCCAAAATCCTTTTCGAATTCCAGGATGTTGCGGATGTCGGCGCCGCGCCACGAGTAGATGGACTGGTCCTCGTCGCCGACGGCGCACACGTTGTGCCGCTCTCCGGCGAGCAGGCGCATGAGTTCGTACTGCGGGCGGTTGGTGTCCTGGTATTCGTCGATCAGAATGTACTGAAACCGCCGGTTCCAGTAGTGTCGCACCGGTTCGGCGACCTTGAGCAGCCGCACCGTCTCCAGCAGCAGGTCGTCGAAGTCCATGGCATTCGCCTTGCGCAGTTCCTGGCGGTAAATCTCGTAGACGTGCGCCACCTGCTCGGACTTCAGGTCGGAGGATTGCAGGAACGTTTCCTGCGGGTCGAGCATGTGGTTCTTCGCCCAGGAAATGCGCGCCAGCACGGTGCGCGGCGTGAGCTGCTTGTCATCGAGCCCGAGACGGCGGATGGCCTGCTTGACCAGCGATTGCTGGTCGGCTTCGTCGTAGATGGCGAATTGCTTGGTGTAGCCGATGTTGTTGATGCGCAGCGCCTCGATGTCGCGCCGCAGCATGCGCACGCACATGGAGTGGAAAGTGGAAATCCACGGCTTGGCGAAGCTGCGGCCGCCGACCAGTTGTTCCACGCGCTCCGCCATCTCGGCGGCAGCCTTGTTGGTAAACGTGACCGCCAGGATCGACTCGGGCGCGGCCCCGAGCTGCTCGATCAGGTGCGCGATCCGGTAGGTAATCACGCGCGTCTTGCCCGACCCCGCCCCGGCCAGGATGAGGATCGGCCCGTCGGCGGTTTCGACCGCTTCGCGTTGTTGCGGATTCAGTTCGTCGAGGAACGACACGTTAATCTAGTCTCACGTTTCGCGTTTCACCTCCCAAGGCCACAGCAACGTGAAACTTGAAACGTGAAACCTTGAAATCTAATGAGGCACGGTTCGCGTTACCGGCGCGCCCGGCGGCTTCATCTCGCGCCGCATGGTGGAGCACTCGCGGCAGGGGCAGAACTCCCGCAGGAAGTCCCAGGAGAAAATGCCGTGCTCGTGGCCGTCGCTCCAGTTGAAGCGGATGGCGTACTTGCCGACCGCTTCCGCTACCGTCGCCTTCGGCGGCGGCGTGAACATGGGCAGCGCTCCGGGCGCCGGCTTGGGGCGTTCTCCCGGCTCCCGGTTCTGCTTGACGCGTTCTTCGTTGCAGAGGGCGCAGGGACAGGCATCGCGCAGGTACATGAACGAATAGGAGCTCTTGTGGCCGTCCATCCACTCGATATCCATGCCGGTGCCGTCTTTCAGGTGGACCTTCACCGACTTGGGCGTGGAGTTGGCGGCCGCAGACATGAATCTATTTTCGCACACGCGCGCGAGATGCGGCTGTCCTCGACGCTTCTAGCAATTTAGAAAGGGGGCTTGCCGCAGCTCGAGTTCTCTACGCCGAAGGAGGTTATGGATGGCTTGGCCTTGTGCAAATTCGGTTGCTGCGCCTGGCCGCATGGCGTGGAGTTGCCCTGTTGCGCAGTCTTGGCGTCGTTAGCCGCGTCATTCTTCTGCCCTGACCGCGGCCGCTTTGACTTGAACCCGGTCTTCTTAGTCACCGGAACCGCTCCTACTGGCTGCATTGTATAAGTCGCGGCGGCCGGGAACAAGACGCAAGCTCAAGCCCCGCCCTCGACGCGGCCTAGGCAAACCAGCACAGATTCCTGTAAAATCTATGTTTTGCCCCGCTTGGGTATGGAAGGATTCTGAGCAGTCATGGCACAAGTCTGTGATGTCTGCGGCAAGGGACCGCAATTCGGCAACAATATCAGCCACGCCCACAACGTGACCAAGCGTCGCTGGAACGTCAACCTGCGGCCGGTACGCGCCAGGGTCAAGGGCGCCGCCAAGAGGCTGCGCGTCTGCACCGCCTGCCTGCGCAGCGGCAAAGTGGTCAAAGCCTAAGTTTCAAAAGCGCAAATTCCAGCCTCGAATTTGTACCTACTTGGGTGGCATGGGCTCCCATCCGTGTCTGCTTGGGCTAGCCAAACCGGCGTGAATGAAAACCGGGAGAAGAGAAGCGGCGTAGAGTTGATTGCCGTCGCCCGGAGAAACCCACCGCGTTCTCTTTATACGGCTGCGCGCGAGGTGTGGTTTCGCGAAAACCTCCCAAGTGTCAACAGAAGCTAGCTACCACTGGTGCGGCGGTAATATTTCGCGGGCGCGCCGTGCGTGGGTTGCTTACGCCGCGCGCTGGCGTGCTTTCTGAGGCGGGGAAAATCTGCAGCATCGAACTCAGCCCCGTGATCTCCAGAGCCTCACGGACTCGTTTCGAGAGATTCACCAGATGAACCGCTCGGTTGTCGCTTCTTGCCCAGCCTTCCAATCCGGCTAAGGCTCCCAATCCGGCCGCGTCAATCGCGTTCACCCCATGGAGGTCAATCAGAAAATAACGCGTGTCTTCCGACATCACGGCCTTTACCAGGGTATCGGCTCCATCCCCATGAAGAATTCGACCTGAGCAGCGCAGAATAGTGACCAGCGGCGATTCCTGAACTTCCAACTTGAGCACACGACCTCCGTAACTTCACCTGCTGCTGGTTAGACCCCGCAGCGCGAAAGTCGATGTCAAAGGTTTGTCACGACCATGTAAATTTCAAGGGACAATTCGCTATCATCCAAGCAGGGAAATCCCCTCCCCCCGTTTGACGGGAGTATGTATATATGCTGTCGCTCTGTACACACCCCTCCATCGCGATGCCACGCAAATACGCATAAATATCGGCTAAAACCGCCATGGCATGCGTTTTGACCGCGTCATTAGCCAAATCTTTGTACACCCCTGCCGCCTTCAACGCCCGAGAAACAGCCAAGACTTGTATATCGAGGCCGATTCCTCGACGTGGCCGTCCTGGGCTGCCCTGAGGAACAAGCACCTCACACTCAACGGTTTCCTCAAATCGTTTCGGCCACGATGTGCTTCAGTTGCCGGTTCTCCTCCTCCAACTGCAGCGTATCCGCTTCCAGCCAAGAGGCAGCGAGGGTCCGGGTCGGCACGCCACTAGGGATGAATAGCCAGCCCCCTGCCTCTTGGCCGAGACACTCACTTGGTCGCCACGACCTGTACGGATTGCCTTTCGCGCGCTTCGATCGTACCCTGTCCACGCGCGAGGGCGGGTTCGAAGATAAAAACCTTGCCCACAGTCGCCAGCTTCAGGGAATGAACAATCCTTTGTCCTCCTTTGCTGGAGATGAGCAGTGCGTTCCCCTCTTTTGTGTTCTTGTCGTCTTCGGTGATGTCACACAACACCATGGCAACGGTCTTGCCGCTCTCTACGTCCTGGATCGCGGCCACGGTCGCCGCGCTAAGGTTATCGACTCGGAGCCGATACTCGCCCGCGGGGAGCATGGCCTTGCCCCAGCGCACTTTGTGCGGCAGCGAGAACCTGCCCTGGAAGAATGGAGCGGCGGCGTTCGCGCTCGCGGGGGCAAACAAGGCAGCTGCCGCTAGGCTAGCCACCAAGAGTCTTGCAGTCAGCTTGCCGAAAGGGTTTTTCCTAGGCTTCATGGGACCTCCTCCTCAACTTTGCGCTCGGCCGGCAGCTCGTGTCACCGAGCCGCACGCTGACGCAAGTGTTACGCGGGCTCGTTTACAGCTCAATGGAAGAAGGCTTACATGTCGATGGAATGTAGGCGATAGGACAACGCGATAAGATCAGGAGACTTAGGGCTATGGATGGAACGTTCAAGCCAAGCTTCCAGTTCGGCAGGGTGGTAGAATCCTGCCGAATGGTGGGCTATGAGACAGTCTGAGTCACCCCCCGATGCCCTCCGTTTTGGGGTCTTCGAGTTCGATCCCCGATCCCGGGAACTCCGCAAGCGAGGGATGAAGATTAGACTTCTGGGGCAGCCGGTCGAAGTCCTGTCCATGCTGCTGGAACGTCCCGGCGAGGTCGTCACACGGGAGGAGCTACAGAAGAGGCTCTGGCCGGGGGATACCTACGTTGACTTCGAGAGCGGCCTGAACGCCGCGATCAAGAGGCTGCGAGACGCCCTGGGTGATGAGGCAGAGAATCCCCGGTTTGTGGAAACGCTACCCCGCCTTGGTTACCGCTTCATCGCCGGAGTCAACGGTACACAACGGCCACCGCTATCCGGTGCCCGAATTGCAGTGCTGCCACTAGAGAACCTTTCGGGAAAGTCCGAGGAGGATTACTTTGTCGATGGGACGACCGATGCGCTGATCGCCGAGCTAGGCAAGGTGAGCGCGCTGCGTGTGATCTCCAGGCAATCGGTGATGCGCTACAAAGGCAGTAAGAAGCCTCTGCAGGAGATTGCGCGGGAGTTGAATGTCGATGCCCTGGTCGAAGGCTCGGTGCTACGCTCGAGTGGCCGGGTGCGAGTCGTTGCAAACCTGATTGATGCCTCGAAGGACCAACACCTCTGGGCGGAGATGTTCGATCGCGAAGCAAGCGACATCCTCGCCTTGCAGAGCGATTTCGCCATGTCCATTGCCCGAGAGGTGCAAGCCAAACTCAGCTCACAGGAACATGCGCAACTCACGAGGACGCGCGCAGTCAACCCCGACGCCCACGAGGCATACCTCAAGGGTTTGTACTATTGGAATAAGTTCACCGTCCCCGGTTTGAACAAGAGCCTGGAGTACTTCCAACAGGCTATTGACAAAGATCCGGGTTACGCGCAGGCGTACGCTGGCATGGCGGCTTCCTACGGTGTTTTGGGGCATCCCTTGGGCGTGCTATCTCCCCGTGAGGCCAATGCGAAGGCGAGGGCCGCCGCGATGAAGGCGCTGGAGATTGACGAAGCTTTCAGCGAAGCTCATGGCCCACTGGGTTGGGAAAAACTCTTCTACGAGCGCGACTGGTCCGGAGCCGAGCGCGAATTCCGCCGCGCTATCGAGCTCAGCCCGAGCAACGCTAACGCTCGTGACGGCCTGTCCATGTATCTTGCGGCCCTGGGGCGCTTGGACGAGTCACTAGAAGAAATCCGACGTGCACACGACCTGGACCCCCTCTCGCTCGGCATCAACGGCGACGTGGGCATGATTCTTTTCTTTGCGCGGCGGTACGACCAAGCCCTCGAACACCTCGAGAAGACTCAAGAGCTGGACCCAAGTTTCCCGCTGACCTACTGGAACATGGCGCGCGTGTATGAAGCCAAGGGCATGCAAGAAGAAGCTTACCAGATGTATCGCAGGGGAATAACCTTGTCAGGCATGCCGGAGTTAGAGGCGGTTGAGCAGGCGCACGCCCGGGGAGGATGGCGGGGTGCTTGCCAGAAGCAGATCGATTTAATGCTTCAGCATCAGGCGACAGGCACCGATGCTTATGGGATTGCCGAGAACTATATGCACCTAGGAGATAATAATCAGGCGCTCGATTGGTTGCTGAAGGCTGCGGACCAGCGTTACTCTATGGTGGTCTTCACCAAAGTGGACCCGCGACTCGATGGCCTCCACTCCCACCCGCGCTTTGCCGAGCTGCTTCACCGCCTAAGCCTTTCGCCGTAACCTCCCAACGTCCGAATGTGCACTCGCGGGGGTGTAGCCGAATTTTTCCCGAAAGGTAATACCCCGTCCCCCGTTTGACCCTCTTTTCCGCCCGCCTGTAATATCGAAAAACAGTTCCAGTTCAGCTTTCGATCCGACGCCGAACCGGGACTGCGCTGAGCTCACCGAATCCTCATGCCTCACGAATTGCCCAAAGCGTATGACCCGGGCGCCATCGAGCAGCGCTGGGCGGAATACTGGGTGCGCGAAACACTGTTCCACGTGCAGGCGCCGCAGGCCGATGGCCGCGGGGCGCCCCCGCATCCAGCTCGCTCCAACTTCACTCTCCTGCTGCCGCCGCCGAATGTGACCGGAGCGCTGCACATGGGCCACATGCTGGAGCACACCGAGAGCGACATCGTGGTGCGCTGGCACCGCATGAAGGGCGACCTGACGCTGTGGATCCCCGGCACCGATCACGCCGGCATCGCCACCCAGATGCTGGTAGAGCGGCAACTGGCCGCCGAGAAGCTGGACCGCCGGCAGATGGGACGCGAGAAGTTCCTGGCGCGCGTTTGGCAGTGGCGCCAGCATTATGGCGGCACCATCCTGAAGCAGATGAAGCGGCTCGGCACCTCGGTGGATTGGGACCGCGAGTACTTCACCATGGACGAGCGGCTCTCGCGCGCGGTCAAGGAAGTGTTCGTGCGCCTCTATGAGGAAGGGCTGATCTACCGCGGGACTTACATCATCAATTGGTGCCCGCGCTGCTCCACCGCAATCAGCGATCTGGAAGTCGTGCACGAGGACACGCCGGGAAAGCTCTACCAGGTGCGGTACCCGGTCAGCGGGTCGGCGAAAGAATCCATCACGGTGGCGACCACGCGTCCGGAGACGATGCTGGGCGACACCGCCGTCGCCGTCAATCCGACCGATGCGCGCTATATCCATCTGCACGGCAAGAAGGTTGTTCTGCCGCTGATGCACCGCGAGATCCCGATCATCCTCGACGAGGTTGCGAACCCGGAATTCGGCACCGGCGCGGTGAAGGTGACGCCGGCGCACGACCTGAACGATTATCAGGCCGGGCTACGCCATCACCTCCCGCAGATCACGGTGATGGACGAGCACGCGCGCATGAACGAAAACGCGGGACCGTACGCGGGCCTGGACCGCTTCGAGGCGCGCGAACGCATCGTGCGCGACCTGCAGGAGCAGGGCTTGCTCGTGAGCACCAAGGATTACGTGGTGCCGCTTGGCAAGTGCCAGCGCTGTCACTCGATCGTGGAACCGCGCATTTCAACGCAGTGGTTTGTCGCCGTGAACAAGGAACCGAGTAGCGGCGGGATGAGCATGTCAGCGGCGGCCATCGAGGCGGTGAACACCGGCGCGTTGCGCTTCACTCCGGAAAATAATGCCGCCATTTACCTGCAATGGATGGCGAAGCTCTACGACTGGTGCATCTCGCGCCAGTTGTGGTGGGGACACCGCATTCCGGCCTGGTACTGCGGACAGTGCAACCAGATCACGGTCGCGCGCCAAGCCCCGCAGGCGTGCCCGCACTGCGGCAGCCCGCAACTGGAGCAGGATCCTGACGTGCTGGACACTTGGTTCTCCTCGGCGCTGCTGCCCTTTACCTCGTTGGGCTGGCCTGATGCCACGCCCGACCTGGCGGCGTTTTACCCGAACACGCTGCTCATCACCGGCTTCGACATCTTGTTCTTCTGGGTGGCAAGAATGGTGATGATGGGTTGCCACTTCATGATGCCGCCGCATCGACCCGGCTCGACGGTCGGCGGTCGACCGCCGGCAGCAAGCGACCTTGCCGAGAGTGTGCCGTTTCGCGAGGTTTACATCCACGCGCTGGTGCGCGACGCCGACCGGCAGAAGATGTCGAAAACGAAGGGCAACGTGCTCGATCCGATCGAGGTCATTGAGCAGTACGGCACCGACGCGACGCGCTTCACGCTGGCGGCGCAGGCCGCGCCGGGCACCGACATTGCGTTCAATCCGTCGCGTACGGAAGGCTATCGCGCCTTCGCCAACAAGATATGGAATGCGGCGCGCTTCATGTTCATGAACCTGGATCGGGCTGAAGGCGTGTGGCCCGGGTCTTTGACCTGGGAGCGCGGGTCGGAAACCCGCGCCACACAGGTGGCCGGCGTGCAGGGCTTTACAGCGGCGGGGCTGGAAGACCGCTGGATCCTGTCGCGATTCAATCGCGTGGCGGAGGAGATGAACGAGGCCATCCGGAGCTATCGTTTTGACAATGCCTGCCACACGATATACCAGTTCTTCTGGGGCGAGTTCTGCGACTGGTACCTGGAGCTGATCAAACCCAGGCTCAACAGCGACGACAAGCAGACGGTCTCGCGCGCGATCGCGAATCTGGTGTCGTTGTTCGAAGCGGCATTGCGCCTGCTGCATCCCATCATGCCGTTCATCACCGAGGAAATCTGGCATGCGCTGTATGACCAGAAACCGCCGCTGAAGTCGATCGCGCTGGCGGCTTACCCGCAAGCGGATGCCAG
It contains:
- a CDS encoding UvrD-helicase domain-containing protein; amino-acid sequence: MSFLDELNPQQREAVETADGPILILAGAGSGKTRVITYRIAHLIEQLGAAPESILAVTFTNKAAAEMAERVEQLVGGRSFAKPWISTFHSMCVRMLRRDIEALRINNIGYTKQFAIYDEADQQSLVKQAIRRLGLDDKQLTPRTVLARISWAKNHMLDPQETFLQSSDLKSEQVAHVYEIYRQELRKANAMDFDDLLLETVRLLKVAEPVRHYWNRRFQYILIDEYQDTNRPQYELMRLLAGERHNVCAVGDEDQSIYSWRGADIRNILEFEKDFGDAKIIRLEQNYRSTQNILSAASAVVANNVKRKGKNLWTSRQGGDKIGYYEAPDGENEALFAADLFSKYLQESAKEGDDRARAAVLYRTNAQSRLFEEAMRRYQLPYHVVGGFSFYERAEIKDMISYLKVVQNPDDTIALMRVINTPARGIGRSTLDTLERIALETGKSLWGAIGNAVDALLVPQRAAASLKNFHDIIEGGRAMLSGTYAKWLGDSIDGSDSEPEDRTTPEAAPPGEDGEDLSFDFGANLESSSDDGGHGATAGSDETDSSDAASAPAAGEQPPAATAELLKYLLDRTRYIKSLEEEDTPESLARIENLRELVNAAMDSRDRGESLQEFLDHAALVSDADQYDSAAKITLMSLHAAKGLEFPVVFLAGMEEGLFPHSRTFLNPDDIEEERRLCYVGMTRAMDQLIVSRARYRRRYGTDMPEASIPSRFLEEIPPQLLQELGSPRRSSWSTEEKIREYKDDYASSHYEHDRHYDYENEDQRGSTGRQKQRPSYAGSHHTYNSIDNIAEFFASRGKKFTRPKVDVPAPSGRTGFRPGQRVKHPKYGEGTVYKREGDGEDAKITVQFPRFGLKKLVEKYAQLERV
- a CDS encoding DUF971 domain-containing protein; the encoded protein is MSAAANSTPKSVKVHLKDGTGMDIEWMDGHKSSYSFMYLRDACPCALCNEERVKQNREPGERPKPAPGALPMFTPPPKATVAEAVGKYAIRFNWSDGHEHGIFSWDFLREFCPCRECSTMRREMKPPGAPVTRTVPH
- the rpmB gene encoding 50S ribosomal protein L28 — its product is MAQVCDVCGKGPQFGNNISHAHNVTKRRWNVNLRPVRARVKGAAKRLRVCTACLRSGKVVKA
- the add gene encoding adenosine deaminase — protein: MQASEPSAFIRSLPKAELHLHLEGSIGPDELAELIVLHGGGPVDRERLARLYKHENFTAFLDAFKRVTHWLRTPEDYELISYRLMQKLKAENALHAEVYVSVGVIMFRERDFDAIFEGLERGRERGARDFGVSLYWIFDATRQFGVEAAQKVFDRALQLRERGVIGIGIGGDEAQGPAQWFRDLYARARDHGLRLTAHAGESVGPESIRAALDVLQAERIGHGLALWKDRELMSQLAQARVPVEICLTSNLRTGCCAAAQEHPLKTYYDQGIMVTLNTDDPAMFETTLCREYQVAQETFGFSDEQLREMARNSFEASFLPEEKKREFLSGFSSLGIRQV
- a CDS encoding STAS domain-containing protein, which encodes MLKLEVQESPLVTILRCSGRILHGDGADTLVKAVMSEDTRYFLIDLHGVNAIDAAGLGALAGLEGWARSDNRAVHLVNLSKRVREALEITGLSSMLQIFPASESTPARGVSNPRTARPRNITAAPVVASFC
- a CDS encoding amino acid permease is translated as MTTTDKPAAQVTGSQLLARKSIDKLIADSEEPEHRLKKTLGPWSLTALGIGAIIGSGIFVLTGTAAAGEHFEVPSILHAQVLDLIANFLRHGSSAGALMHGRPPAGPAIAISFILVAVACSFAGLCYAELASMIPIAGSAYTYSYATLGEIFAWIIGWDLILEYAVSNVAVAVGFSGYLKAQLAAFGIVLPDAWSSAVYASGKLTGAYFNVPAFLVVFILTVLLVRGVRESAETNNVMVMVKLGAIVTFLVVGGMLARPANWHPFMPSGFAGVVTGGAIIFFTYIGFDSVSTAAEESKEPQKDIPFGIIASLIVCTILYVGVALVLLGMMKYSTFTSGAAAEAPVAYALKQLGANRIWQSVIIIGALTGMLSSLLVFQYGQTRIWFAMSRDGLLPKIFSAVHKRFKTPHWSTWIAGFAVGIPAGLVDIGDAADLSNIGTLFAFVLVSLGVIFLRRTQPDRPRGFRVPLVPLFPLISVILCGGLMTGLTVITWIRFFVWLAIGLFIYFLYSRRHSEFAR